Proteins from a single region of Haloterrigena alkaliphila:
- the nucS gene encoding endonuclease NucS, with translation MTSGTPTQQSPHAVTLERPALEDAREAIADGIEREALVTVFGRCTVDYEGRASSVLEAGDRHVMLKPDGAALVHTDEGQQPVNWQPPGCEHDVYCDRAGAVDGDEDNDGAGDDDGTDALVLESLRSNPDERLLVRFQRVLQVSTFSGTDENELALSGTEEDLRQRLLEEPALLEPGFTPLATERATPAGAVDIYGEDSAGRTVVVELKRRRVGPDAVSQLRRYVDALTRDLHADADVRGILVAPSVTDRAERLLGEHGLEFVSLEPTDG, from the coding sequence GTGACTTCCGGGACACCGACACAACAGTCCCCGCACGCGGTAACCCTCGAGCGACCCGCCCTCGAGGACGCCCGCGAGGCCATCGCCGACGGCATCGAGCGCGAGGCGCTCGTGACCGTCTTCGGCCGCTGCACCGTCGACTACGAGGGGCGAGCCTCGAGCGTACTCGAGGCCGGCGACCGCCACGTCATGCTCAAACCCGACGGGGCGGCGCTGGTCCACACCGACGAGGGCCAGCAGCCGGTCAACTGGCAGCCCCCGGGCTGCGAGCACGACGTCTACTGCGACCGCGCGGGAGCGGTTGACGGAGACGAAGACAACGACGGCGCCGGAGACGACGACGGAACGGACGCGCTCGTCCTCGAGAGCCTCCGGTCGAACCCCGACGAGCGGCTGCTGGTCCGCTTCCAGCGCGTCCTGCAGGTCTCGACGTTCTCGGGCACCGACGAGAACGAACTCGCCCTCTCGGGGACGGAGGAGGATCTCCGCCAGCGCCTCCTCGAGGAACCCGCCCTGCTCGAACCCGGCTTCACGCCGCTTGCGACGGAACGAGCGACGCCCGCCGGGGCCGTCGACATCTACGGCGAGGATTCGGCGGGCCGAACGGTCGTCGTCGAACTCAAGCGCCGCCGCGTCGGGCCGGACGCGGTGAGCCAGCTCCGGCGCTACGTCGACGCCCTGACGCGGGACCTCCACGCCGACGCCGACGTCCGCGGGATTCTGGTCGCGCCCTCCGTGACCGACCGCGCGGAACGGTTGCTCG
- a CDS encoding beta-CASP ribonuclease aCPSF1, translating into MSTVEQQLDDLKAQITSELPSDISVSSVKYEGPEVVVYTRDPKKFARQGDLIRQLASKLRKRITVRPDPSVLSRPDEAREEIMNVIPENAGVTDLDFHADTGEVVIEAEKPGMVIGRHGSTLREITKNVGWTPEVVRTPPIESSTVSNVRSFLKQERDERRDILEKVGRQIHREEMSDDEYVRISTLGCCREVGRASFILSTPETRILIDCGDKPGAEGEVPYLHAPEAFGAGPQTIDAVVLTHAHLDHSALIPLLFKYGYDGPIYCTEPTRDLMGLLTLDYLDVAAKEGRTPPYESEQVREAIKHTIPLEYGDVTDIAPDVKLTFHNAGHILGSAVSHFHIGDGLYNVAFSGDIHYEDTRLFNGAVNDFPRVETLVLESTYGGRNDYQTDQDDSERTLKEVISETTERGGKVVIPAFAVGRSQEIMLVLEEAMRKGEIPRVPVHLDGMIWEATAIHTTYPEYLRDDLRDRIFHDDENPFLAEEFNHIDGGEEERQDVADGDSCIILSTSGMVEGGPIMSWLGHIGPDPESTLVFVGYQAQGTLGRRIQNGWDEIPTSEVGAMGDNNSRGTLSLNMDVETVDGFSGHADRAGLENFVKTMNPRPEKVLCVHGDERSVQDLSSALYHDYNMRTFAPKNLETFRFL; encoded by the coding sequence ATGAGTACTGTAGAGCAGCAACTCGACGATTTGAAAGCACAGATCACGAGCGAGTTACCGAGCGATATCTCGGTTTCCTCGGTGAAATACGAAGGCCCCGAAGTGGTCGTCTACACGCGCGATCCGAAGAAGTTCGCGCGACAGGGCGACCTCATCCGGCAACTCGCCAGCAAACTCCGCAAGCGGATCACCGTCCGCCCGGACCCGAGCGTTCTCTCGCGGCCCGACGAGGCCCGCGAGGAGATCATGAACGTCATCCCCGAGAACGCCGGCGTCACCGACCTGGACTTCCACGCCGACACCGGCGAGGTCGTCATCGAGGCCGAAAAGCCCGGCATGGTCATCGGCCGCCACGGGTCGACGCTTCGGGAAATCACCAAGAACGTGGGCTGGACGCCCGAAGTCGTCCGCACGCCACCGATCGAGTCCTCGACGGTCTCGAACGTCCGGAGCTTCCTCAAGCAGGAACGCGACGAGCGACGGGACATCCTCGAGAAAGTCGGCCGGCAGATCCACCGCGAGGAGATGTCCGACGACGAGTACGTCCGCATCTCCACGCTGGGCTGTTGTCGCGAAGTCGGTCGAGCCTCCTTCATCCTCTCGACGCCGGAGACGCGCATCCTCATCGACTGCGGCGACAAGCCCGGTGCCGAGGGCGAGGTTCCCTACCTCCACGCGCCCGAGGCATTCGGCGCGGGTCCACAGACCATCGACGCCGTGGTCCTCACCCACGCCCACCTCGACCACTCCGCGCTGATTCCCCTCCTGTTCAAGTACGGCTACGACGGGCCGATTTACTGTACCGAACCCACTCGAGACCTGATGGGGCTGCTGACGCTGGACTACCTCGACGTCGCCGCCAAGGAGGGCCGCACCCCGCCCTACGAGTCCGAACAGGTCCGCGAGGCGATCAAGCACACCATCCCGCTCGAGTACGGCGACGTCACGGACATCGCGCCGGACGTCAAACTCACCTTCCACAACGCGGGTCACATCCTCGGTTCGGCCGTCTCGCACTTCCACATCGGTGACGGCCTCTACAACGTCGCCTTCTCCGGCGACATCCACTACGAGGACACCCGGCTGTTCAACGGCGCGGTCAACGACTTCCCGCGCGTCGAGACGCTCGTCCTCGAGTCGACCTACGGCGGGCGCAACGACTACCAGACCGATCAGGACGACTCAGAGCGCACGCTCAAGGAGGTCATCAGCGAGACCACCGAACGCGGCGGCAAGGTCGTCATCCCCGCGTTCGCGGTGGGCCGCTCGCAGGAGATCATGCTCGTCTTGGAGGAGGCGATGCGAAAGGGCGAGATCCCCCGCGTTCCAGTCCACTTGGACGGGATGATCTGGGAGGCGACGGCGATCCACACGACCTACCCCGAGTACCTCCGCGACGACCTGCGCGACCGGATCTTCCACGATGACGAGAACCCCTTCCTCGCCGAGGAGTTCAATCACATCGACGGCGGCGAGGAGGAACGCCAGGACGTCGCCGACGGCGACTCCTGTATCATCCTCTCGACCTCGGGGATGGTCGAGGGCGGCCCGATCATGTCTTGGCTCGGCCACATCGGCCCGGATCCGGAGTCGACGCTGGTCTTCGTCGGCTACCAGGCCCAGGGGACCCTCGGCCGACGCATTCAAAATGGCTGGGACGAGATCCCCACCAGCGAGGTCGGCGCCATGGGCGACAACAACTCTCGGGGCACCCTCTCGCTGAACATGGACGTCGAGACCGTCGACGGCTTCTCCGGCCACGCCGACCGCGCCGGCCTCGAGAACTTCGTCAAGACGATGAATCCGCGCCCCGAGAAGGTGCTCTGCGTCCACGGCGACGAGCGCTCCGTCCAGGACCTCTCCTCGGCGCTGTACCACGACTACAACATGCGGACGTTCGCGCCGAAGAACCTCGAGACCTTCCGCTTCTTGTAA
- a CDS encoding ABC transporter permease: protein MRRETLENALFRAGYLAILTFMLLPLVVVVVTSFAESGNLAFPPESYSLVHYRSFLEETRWMSAFDNSLLVGVGTTVVATTLGVTAAFGHELDDGRAGQLLAPLVLVPLLIPPIILGISMRVYFVRAGLDASYLSIILAHTLWATPLVYFVMRSVFSRFDWQLLDAARDLGAGPIQSFVYAVLPNVKHGIFVGALLAFIVSLQEFVMALFLSSHGTETIPVVAWQALRQSLDPMVSVVSTFLILISIGAIVIATIATNLDWLSKQLS from the coding sequence ATGCGTAGAGAGACCCTCGAGAACGCCCTGTTCCGAGCGGGCTATCTGGCGATCCTGACGTTCATGCTGTTGCCCCTCGTCGTGGTCGTCGTGACCTCCTTCGCTGAGTCGGGCAATCTCGCCTTTCCGCCCGAGAGCTACTCGCTGGTCCACTACCGCTCGTTCCTCGAGGAAACGCGCTGGATGTCGGCGTTCGACAACAGCCTCCTCGTCGGCGTCGGGACGACGGTCGTCGCGACGACGCTGGGCGTCACGGCGGCGTTCGGGCACGAACTCGACGACGGCCGGGCCGGGCAGCTGCTCGCGCCCCTCGTCCTCGTCCCGCTGCTGATCCCGCCGATCATTCTCGGGATCTCGATGCGCGTCTACTTCGTCAGGGCCGGGCTGGACGCCTCCTACCTGAGCATCATCCTCGCGCACACGCTGTGGGCGACGCCGCTCGTCTACTTCGTGATGCGGTCCGTCTTCAGCCGGTTCGACTGGCAACTGCTCGACGCCGCGAGGGACCTCGGCGCGGGGCCGATTCAGTCGTTCGTCTACGCCGTCCTCCCGAACGTCAAACACGGGATCTTCGTCGGCGCGCTGCTCGCGTTCATCGTCAGCCTCCAGGAGTTCGTGATGGCGCTGTTCCTCTCGAGCCACGGCACGGAGACGATCCCGGTCGTGGCCTGGCAAGCGCTGCGACAGTCGCTGGATCCGATGGTGAGCGTCGTCTCGACGTTCCTCATCCTCATCTCGATCGGTGCGATCGTGATCGCGACGATCGCGACGAACCTGGACTGGCTCTCGAAGCAACTCTCCTGA
- a CDS encoding ABC transporter permease: MSGTQSSLPAPIARLWEPLRKRSRSKRALLLMAPLLVFELLLFVAPFLILLRISLTGGSSDLRYAEGTWSVDGYVEVFTNGVLLEPIIYSFKLGLAATAITVVVALFYAYAIRRAEGLVKSALLFSVVLPLLTTLVIKTYAFRPLLSPNGTLNDVLLGLNLVSEPIQFAPGTVGVIVGQVYIVLPYAVLAIYSVLSTMDWGLVEAARDLGASRPRSFLEVVVPQAMPGIIVATVISFAWSVGAYAAPGLLGARDQAFAIEVEKRLLSNLQWEIATAYSVVMLVLMLVSVAVLTVALGRFGGEMEYA; encoded by the coding sequence ATGTCGGGAACGCAATCGTCGCTGCCGGCGCCGATCGCTCGGCTCTGGGAACCGCTCCGGAAGCGGTCGCGCTCGAAGCGGGCGCTGTTGCTGATGGCCCCGCTACTGGTCTTCGAGTTGCTGCTCTTCGTCGCCCCGTTCCTGATCCTGCTGCGGATCAGCCTCACCGGCGGGTCGTCCGACCTTCGCTACGCCGAGGGGACCTGGTCGGTGGACGGCTACGTCGAGGTGTTCACCAACGGCGTGTTGCTCGAGCCCATCATCTATTCGTTCAAACTGGGGCTGGCGGCCACGGCGATCACGGTCGTGGTCGCGCTGTTTTACGCCTACGCGATCCGGCGAGCCGAGGGGCTGGTCAAGTCGGCACTGCTGTTCTCGGTCGTCCTGCCCCTGTTGACGACGCTCGTGATCAAGACCTACGCGTTCCGACCGCTGCTCTCGCCGAACGGAACGCTCAACGACGTGCTCCTGGGGCTGAATCTCGTCTCGGAGCCGATCCAGTTCGCCCCCGGAACGGTCGGCGTGATCGTCGGTCAGGTCTACATCGTCCTGCCCTACGCCGTCCTGGCGATCTACAGCGTCCTGTCGACGATGGACTGGGGGCTCGTCGAGGCCGCTCGCGACCTCGGAGCGAGCCGTCCGCGCTCGTTCCTCGAGGTCGTCGTCCCCCAGGCGATGCCCGGGATCATCGTCGCGACGGTGATCTCCTTCGCCTGGAGCGTCGGCGCGTACGCCGCACCGGGGCTCCTCGGTGCGCGGGACCAGGCGTTCGCGATCGAAGTCGAGAAGCGGTTGCTGTCGAACCTCCAGTGGGAGATCGCGACCGCGTACTCGGTCGTCATGCTGGTGTTGATGCTCGTGAGCGTTGCCGTTCTCACCGTCGCGCTCGGCCGCTTCGGAGGTGAGATGGAGTATGCGTAG
- a CDS encoding ABC transporter ATP-binding protein, with the protein MSEITLAGLEKRYGDELAVEDVSVTIDDGELLCLLGPSGSGKSTTLRMLAGLETPTDGEIRIDDEDVTDRPAYERTTATVFQDWALFPHKTVLENVAFGLKMQGVEKAERREQARTMLERVRMEEYADDDPMNLSGGQKQRVALARALAVNPDVLLLDEPLSNLDKRLSEDMQIELREIHADLEETFVHVTHDQDEAFTLADRIGIMADGKLVQVGEPNEVYQNPKNRFIEGFLGDTNFVEGTVERTTADSVRVDTELGREVVIPTTNGGADALAEGDSVVLSLRPEALSIESAADADGEAATQAVRADGSTTNFVVGTVENVLYRGSTVRYSVDVEGTSVFAERTVSDSGEFEAGDEIGISWDGADVLAFRDDGSRVDL; encoded by the coding sequence ATGTCTGAAATCACGCTTGCCGGACTCGAGAAACGGTACGGAGACGAACTCGCCGTCGAAGACGTCTCGGTGACGATCGACGACGGCGAACTGCTCTGCCTGCTCGGCCCCAGCGGCAGCGGCAAGTCCACGACGCTGCGGATGCTCGCCGGCCTCGAGACGCCGACGGACGGCGAAATTCGCATCGACGACGAGGACGTGACCGATCGGCCGGCCTACGAGCGCACGACTGCGACCGTCTTCCAGGACTGGGCGCTGTTCCCCCACAAGACGGTGCTCGAGAACGTCGCGTTCGGGCTGAAGATGCAGGGCGTCGAGAAGGCGGAACGCCGAGAGCAGGCGCGAACGATGCTCGAGCGCGTCCGAATGGAGGAGTACGCCGACGACGATCCGATGAACCTGAGCGGCGGGCAGAAACAGCGCGTCGCACTCGCACGAGCCCTCGCCGTCAACCCCGACGTGTTGTTGCTCGACGAGCCGCTGTCGAACCTCGACAAGCGACTCAGCGAGGACATGCAGATCGAACTCCGCGAGATCCACGCGGACCTCGAGGAGACGTTCGTCCACGTCACGCACGATCAGGACGAGGCGTTCACCCTCGCCGATCGGATCGGCATCATGGCCGACGGGAAGCTGGTCCAGGTCGGCGAGCCGAACGAGGTCTACCAGAATCCGAAGAACCGATTCATCGAGGGCTTCCTCGGCGATACGAACTTCGTCGAGGGGACGGTCGAGCGGACGACGGCGGACTCGGTCCGCGTCGACACGGAGCTGGGACGGGAGGTCGTCATTCCGACGACGAACGGCGGCGCGGACGCGCTCGCCGAGGGCGATTCGGTGGTCCTCTCGCTCCGTCCCGAGGCCCTCTCGATCGAATCGGCGGCGGACGCCGACGGCGAGGCGGCGACCCAGGCCGTTCGCGCCGACGGAAGTACGACGAATTTCGTCGTCGGCACGGTCGAGAACGTCCTCTATCGGGGATCGACGGTTCGGTACTCCGTCGACGTCGAGGGAACGTCGGTGTTCGCCGAACGTACCGTCTCGGACTCCGGCGAGTTCGAGGCCGGCGACGAGATCGGGATTAGCTGGGACGGCGCGGACGTCCTCGCGTTCCGCGACGACGGCTCGAGGGTCGACCTCTAA
- a CDS encoding ABC transporter substrate-binding protein has translation MAADPDRVAETSESATEPTTDTERSSVSRRRLLTTTAVGSATALAGCTELLSSGGGDPLRVSVWSGNYADRFEESVVPKYEEEFDAEIQIERGWNDILTNIQTAPDGDPPYDVTITEGNFYYLGRQDDLFHEIRTENVPNADELIDYYSEFRSTEYGMPVDGAPCTIVHRENVDFEFESWSDLSAPAVQESNGIGVDTGFWWFPVYAAAVGMDEAELGEEMHDADLHDDVLETVRNWPITSWASSGEDIWQAFRNDVIDVAQWYYEQTEYDIDDYDGLTHTMPEETTGYLNHWCVVKGTDKRDRAEEFINFLMDSEVQTAWSEEMPTLFCNENTEYAGDLADDLPSNSEEASNIAFPDWEFLADHSGDLSDAFSEIQRNS, from the coding sequence GACGACGACAGCGGTCGGGTCGGCGACCGCCCTCGCCGGCTGTACGGAACTGCTCTCGAGTGGGGGTGGCGATCCGCTCCGCGTCAGCGTCTGGAGCGGGAACTACGCCGACCGGTTCGAGGAATCGGTCGTCCCGAAATACGAAGAGGAGTTCGATGCGGAGATCCAGATCGAACGCGGCTGGAACGACATCCTCACCAACATCCAGACGGCCCCGGACGGCGACCCGCCGTACGACGTCACCATCACGGAGGGGAACTTCTACTACCTCGGCCGACAGGACGATCTCTTCCACGAGATCAGGACGGAGAACGTCCCCAACGCCGACGAACTCATCGATTACTACTCCGAGTTCCGGAGCACGGAGTACGGGATGCCGGTCGACGGCGCGCCCTGTACCATCGTCCACCGCGAGAACGTGGACTTCGAATTCGAATCGTGGAGCGACCTCTCTGCGCCGGCCGTCCAGGAGAGCAACGGGATCGGCGTCGACACCGGCTTCTGGTGGTTCCCGGTGTACGCCGCCGCCGTCGGGATGGACGAGGCGGAACTCGGCGAGGAGATGCACGACGCCGACCTGCACGACGACGTCCTCGAAACGGTCCGGAACTGGCCGATCACCAGCTGGGCCAGCTCCGGCGAGGACATCTGGCAGGCCTTCCGCAACGACGTCATCGACGTCGCCCAGTGGTACTACGAGCAGACGGAGTACGACATCGACGACTACGACGGGCTGACCCACACGATGCCGGAGGAGACGACCGGCTACCTGAACCACTGGTGCGTCGTCAAGGGCACCGACAAGCGCGACCGGGCCGAGGAGTTCATCAACTTCCTCATGGACTCGGAGGTCCAGACGGCGTGGTCCGAGGAGATGCCCACTCTGTTCTGTAACGAGAACACCGAGTACGCCGGCGACCTCGCCGACGACCTGCCGAGCAACAGCGAGGAAGCGTCGAACATCGCCTTCCCGGACTGGGAGTTCCTCGCCGACCACAGCGGCGACCTCTCCGACGCGTTCAGCGAGATCCAGCGCAACTCCTGA